CCAGGGCATGTGACAGGAGCCCTTGCGCCCGGCATGGCCGAGCTGGATGCCGAGCGGCATGTCGCCGCCGGCATAGCGCAGCATCGCGACCACGCGGGCGAGCGCCCCCTCCTGCGCATCGGAATAGAGCGCAAGACAGAGCGGCGAGATCCGCCCGGCCGGCTCCACCGCCGTCGCCTCCAGCAGGAGGAGACCAGCGCGCGACATGGCGAACTGGCCGAGATGGGCCATGTGCCAGTCCGAGGCCGCGCCATCGGGCGCGCTGTACTGGCACATCGGCGAGATGACCACGCGGTTGGGGAAGGTGACCCCCGCGAGCGTGATCGGCGAGAACAGCTTGCTCGTCATCAGGCGGTCCGCAGCCAGACCGACTTCACGTTCAGATAGTCGTTGAACTGCTGCACGCCGGATTCGCGGCCATAGCCGCTGCGCTTGTAGCCGCCGAAGGGCATCGCCGGATCCATCATCTGGTAGCAGTTGATCCAGACCGAGCCGGCGCGGATCGCCTTGGCGAGATAGTGCGCCTTGCGCACATCATTGGTCCAGACGCCGCTGCCGAGCCCGTACATGGTGTTGTTGGCCCGGCGCGCGACCTCCTCCAGATCGCTGAAGGGCAGGCTCGACACCACTGGTCCGAAGATCTCTTCCTGTGCAATCCGCATCTCGTCGCGGACGCCGGCGAAGACGGTCGGCGGGATGAAATAGCCGTTGGCGAGCTCGTCCTCGGTCAGCCGGCGCCCGCCGGAAAGGAGCTTGGCTCCCTCCTGCTGGCCGATGTCGAGATAGCTGGAGACGCGGCTGAGCTGTTGTTCGGAGACCAGCGGCCCGATCTGCACCTCGGGGTCGAGGCTGTTGCCGACCTTCAGCGTCCGGCTGAAAGCGGCGACGCGCTCCATGAACTCGTCATAGATCTTGTCCTCGACGAAGAGGCGCGTGCCGGCGCTGCAGACCTGGCCGGAATTGCCGAAGCAGCCCATGGCGGCGCCGGGTACGGCGAGGTCGAGATCGACGTCGGCGAAGACGATGTCGGGCGACTTGCCGCCGAGCTCGAGCGTGACGCGCTTGAGATTGCCGACCGAGGCCTGGACGATCTTCTGCCCGGTCTCGAAGGAGCCGGTGAAGGCGATCTTGTCGACATCGGGATGGCCTGCGAGCGCCGCGCCCGCGGTCTCGCCGAAGCCGGTGACGATGTTGACGACGCCATCGGGCAGGCCGGCTTCGAGCAGGAGCTCGCCCATACGCAGGGCCGAGAGCGGCGATTCCTCGGCCGGCTTCAGCACGGCGGTGCAGCCGGTGGCGAGGACCGGGCCGATCTTCCAGATCCAGGAGACCAGCGGGCCGTTCCACGGCGTGATCGCGCCGACGACGCCGACCGGCTCCTTCAGCGTATAGGTGACGAAGTCGCCGGGCATGGAGTTGTCGACCGTCTCGCCATGCAGCGCCGTCGCCATGCCGGCATAATAGCGCAGCAGGCCGAGCAGGCGCCGGCGCGAGGCGCGGGTGCGGCTGATCGGGGCACCCATGTCGAGCGTGTCGATCAGCGAGAGCTCGTCGAAATGCTTGTCGACGAGATCGGCGAGTTTGAGGATGATCTGCTGGCGATCAAAGGGCTTGAACTTGCGCCACGGGCCGTCGAAGGCGCGCCGGGCCGCCGCGACGGCGGCGTCGATGTCCTCGCGATCGCCTTCGGCGACGCGGGCCAGCACCTGTCCGGTGGACGGGTCGATCGTCTCGAAGGTCTTGCCGGAGGCGGCCTCGACCCAGCGGCCGTCGATCAGCAGTTTCTTGGGGCCGCCTTCGAGGAAGGCGAGGTGCATGTCGGGCTTTCTTGGCACGATCGTCATCGGATCTGTCCTTTCGCGGATGCGCGGTTTTGAAAGGCCTGTCGGCGCGTCTTGCGAGCGACAGGCGGTCTCAGGGAACGATCAGCCCTTCACCGACCCGGCGGTGAGCCCCTGGACCATGTACCGTTGGAAGACGAGGGCGAGGATCACGGCCGGAATGGCCGAGAGGAAGCCCGAGGCGGCGATCACCGAGTAGTCGATATTGGCCTGGCCGAGCATGCCGGCGACGGTCGGCGGCAAGGTCGTGGTGCCCGGTTTCGAATTCAGCACCTGCGCCACCAGGAACTCGTTCCAGCACAGCACGAAGGTGAAGGCGCCGGCGGCGACTAGGCCGGGTCCCGAGATCGGCAGGATGACCTTCACGAAGGCCTGCAGGCGTGAGCAGCCATCGACCAGCGCGCTCTCCTCGAGCTCGCGCGGGATGGTCTCGAAATAGGATTTCAGAATCCAGATCGTGAAGGGGAAGGTGAAGGAGCAATAGGCCAGCACGAGCCCGCTCAGCGTGTTCTGCAGGCCGAGCTGGCGCATGATCAGGAACAGCGCCGGCATCAGCACGACCACCGGCAGCATCCGGGTGAACAGGATGGCGTAGAGCGTGATCTTCATCACCGGATGCTGGAAGCGCGCATAGGCGTAGCCGGCGCCGCTGCCGAGCACGATGTTGAGCGCGGTGACGATCAGCGTGACGACGACGCTGTTGCCGAGCGAGGGCAGGATCTGCGCCGACTGGTGCTGGGCGTGGAATTCGACCAGCCCGAAGATCTTGGCGTAGTTGGCAAAGCTCGGATTCGGCGGGAAGAGCGGCATCGGCCGGGCAAGCAGGTCGCGCTGCTCGCTGATGCTGCTGATGAACAGCCAGAGGAACGGCCCGATCAGCCAGAGTGCGACCAGCGTGACGAGGCCGTAGAGACCCAGCACCGGCCAGAGCTTGCTGTGGTTGCGCGCAATGACGGTCGGCATGGCGCGCCTCCTACTCGCTCTGGAATTTCGACAGGATGAGGCGGTGGTAGATCACCGTCAGCCCGACGCAGATCAGCGTCAGCGTGAACAGGATCGCCGTGCCCGGCCCGAACTTGAAGAAGCTGAATGCGGTGCGGTAGCCGAGCCAGGTCACCGTGGTGGTGTCGTTGCCGGGGCCGCCCGAGGTCATCACATAGATCAGGTCGAGCATGAGGAAGCCGTTGACGGTCGCCAGCACCAGCACGAGGAACATCATCGGCCGCAGTGAGGGCAGGGTGATGTGCCAGAGCTTGCGCCAGAAGCCGGCGCCGTCGACGGAGGCCGCGTGGTAGAGGTCCTGCGGGATCGACTGCAGCCCGGCCAGGAACAGGATCGTCGCGAACGGCGCCTGGTTCCAGACATAGACGACGATCAGCACGTTGAGCGCCGTGAAGCCGTCGCTGAAGAAGGACAAATAGTGGTCGATCAGGCCTAGGCGGTAGAGGATGCCGTTGATCGCGCCGAAATCGGCATCGAGCATGCCGAGCCAGAGGATGCCGACGGCGATGCGCGACATCGACCATGGCACCAGCAGCATCGCCCGCATCAGCCCGCGCCCGGCGAATTGGGCATTGAGCACCAGCGCCATGGCAAGGCCGATCACCACCGCCTCGATCACGAAGAGCGCGACGAAATAGACTGTGCGCAGCAGCGCCTGCCAGTAGAGCGGGTCGGACAGCACCTTGCTGTAGTTGGCGAGCCCCGTGAAGCGGTAGAGCGGCAGCCGCATGCCGAAGAGGGTGATCGCCGTGCCGCCCGGCCGCAGCAGGTCGACCTCGGCGAAGCTTAGCCAGACAGAATAGACCAGCGGCAGGAAGACGATCAGCAGGATCACCAGCAATGCCGGCGAAACCAGCATCGCCGCGAACCAGCCCTCTGACTGGACAGCCTGCCGGTCCTTGCGCGCGAACCAGCGGGTTCGCGCCGGGCCGGAGGCCGAAGCCTCCGGCTGGAGCGTAAGGTCGGGCCGGCCGGGGTCGAGCGCGGTCATGCGCTCAGGCCAGCGACTTGTGCAGGGCGACGAGCGCCTTGATCGTCTCGGCGACCGACAGGTTCTTGCGGATCATGTCGTGCAGGATCGTCACCGAGCGGGCGTCGTATTCCGGATACCATTGCTCCTTGAAGGCGCCGCTGACCTTGCCCTTGTCGTACTGGGCGCGCAGCATCGGCAGGTCGACCCAGTTGGCGTAGGAGGTGACGACCGCCGGTTCCTTGTAGAGATCGGGGTAGACGTTATCGAGGCCCGAGCCGATCGCCCATTGCTGCTGCACATACCAATCCTTGTGCAGGTTGCCGCCGACGAACTGCATCAGCTTCCAGGCGCTCTCGATCGACTTGGTGTTGGCGTTGAGCACATAGGAATCGGTCCACATATACGTGCTGCCGACCTTCCCCGGATAAGGCGTCATCCTCGCCTTCTTCGGTGCGAGCAGGGATTCCTTGGTGTCGCTGGCGATCGTCTGGAGATAGTTCGAGATGTTGCTGTGATAGGCGTAGCGCCCGGTGAACATCATCCGGTGCACGTCGGTCGAGGACGGCTTGGTGAAGATCTCGGGCGTGACCAGGCCGAGCGCATAGACCTTCTTCCAGCGCTCCAGCACCTGAGCCACTGCCGGGTCCTGGTCGATCACCAGCTTGTTCCTGGCGTCGAAGACGGTCGCGCCCTCGGCGAAGCAGTCGGTCAGGAATTGCGGCGTCGTGCCGGTGATCGTCGGGTTCCAGTTCGGCAGGTAGGGATATTCGGCGATCTTGTCCTTCTTCAGCTTGACGCAGTGCTCGATCAGCTCGTCGAAGCTCGCCGCCGGCTTGTCGAAGCCGCCCTGCTGCAGCATCGGCTCGTTGTGCATCAGGATGTAGAGATTGACGAAATAGGGCAGCGCGATGAGCTTGCCCTCGCGGTTGAGCAGGCTTTCGAGATTGGCCGGCATCATCGCCTTCTTGAGCTCGTCAACGCCCGGCAGGTCGTCGAGCGTGCGGATCATGCCAGTCTGCGCCCAGCGCTCACGGAAGGTGTGGAAGCAGTACATCACGTCGACGATGTCGCCAGCGAAGGCGCGCTGTTCCAGCGTCTGGTGATATTGCGGCCAGGGCAGCGTCGAGTAGCTGACCTGCTCGCCATAGCTCTTGTTGTAGAAGTCGACATAGCCCTGGACCATGTCCGGCCGGAAGGTCCAGCCGACGAAGTTGATCGGCGCTGCCGCCTGTGCGGCGCCGAAGCGGCCGGCCCCTGACAAGGTCGCTGCCGAAAGGGCGCCTGCTCCCGCCATGAGCTGCCGCCGGTTGATCGAACCCGTCCTGCTGAGCGTCTCCATGTCGTCCTCCCCGGACCGGCGTTGGTCGCCGTTACCGCGACATTAGCGACGCGATTATGCTCATTCAACAGAAATTTTGTTCTTATATTGCGCTTTATGCAGAAACATGGAAGCAGTTGGGCGTTTTCGGCGAGCAATCCTCCGCGTATCGGCGGATTCGGTCAGGTTGGGCATGCGCTGGTCGCGCTGGCGAAGCCCCGGCCAGCCGGGCAGATTGGCG
This genomic interval from Bosea sp. 29B contains the following:
- a CDS encoding extracellular solute-binding protein, which translates into the protein METLSRTGSINRRQLMAGAGALSAATLSGAGRFGAAQAAAPINFVGWTFRPDMVQGYVDFYNKSYGEQVSYSTLPWPQYHQTLEQRAFAGDIVDVMYCFHTFRERWAQTGMIRTLDDLPGVDELKKAMMPANLESLLNREGKLIALPYFVNLYILMHNEPMLQQGGFDKPAASFDELIEHCVKLKKDKIAEYPYLPNWNPTITGTTPQFLTDCFAEGATVFDARNKLVIDQDPAVAQVLERWKKVYALGLVTPEIFTKPSSTDVHRMMFTGRYAYHSNISNYLQTIASDTKESLLAPKKARMTPYPGKVGSTYMWTDSYVLNANTKSIESAWKLMQFVGGNLHKDWYVQQQWAIGSGLDNVYPDLYKEPAVVTSYANWVDLPMLRAQYDKGKVSGAFKEQWYPEYDARSVTILHDMIRKNLSVAETIKALVALHKSLA
- a CDS encoding aldehyde dehydrogenase family protein — translated: MTIVPRKPDMHLAFLEGGPKKLLIDGRWVEAASGKTFETIDPSTGQVLARVAEGDREDIDAAVAAARRAFDGPWRKFKPFDRQQIILKLADLVDKHFDELSLIDTLDMGAPISRTRASRRRLLGLLRYYAGMATALHGETVDNSMPGDFVTYTLKEPVGVVGAITPWNGPLVSWIWKIGPVLATGCTAVLKPAEESPLSALRMGELLLEAGLPDGVVNIVTGFGETAGAALAGHPDVDKIAFTGSFETGQKIVQASVGNLKRVTLELGGKSPDIVFADVDLDLAVPGAAMGCFGNSGQVCSAGTRLFVEDKIYDEFMERVAAFSRTLKVGNSLDPEVQIGPLVSEQQLSRVSSYLDIGQQEGAKLLSGGRRLTEDELANGYFIPPTVFAGVRDEMRIAQEEIFGPVVSSLPFSDLEEVARRANNTMYGLGSGVWTNDVRKAHYLAKAIRAGSVWINCYQMMDPAMPFGGYKRSGYGRESGVQQFNDYLNVKSVWLRTA
- a CDS encoding sugar ABC transporter permease encodes the protein MTALDPGRPDLTLQPEASASGPARTRWFARKDRQAVQSEGWFAAMLVSPALLVILLIVFLPLVYSVWLSFAEVDLLRPGGTAITLFGMRLPLYRFTGLANYSKVLSDPLYWQALLRTVYFVALFVIEAVVIGLAMALVLNAQFAGRGLMRAMLLVPWSMSRIAVGILWLGMLDADFGAINGILYRLGLIDHYLSFFSDGFTALNVLIVVYVWNQAPFATILFLAGLQSIPQDLYHAASVDGAGFWRKLWHITLPSLRPMMFLVLVLATVNGFLMLDLIYVMTSGGPGNDTTTVTWLGYRTAFSFFKFGPGTAILFTLTLICVGLTVIYHRLILSKFQSE
- a CDS encoding carbohydrate ABC transporter permease, which gives rise to MPTVIARNHSKLWPVLGLYGLVTLVALWLIGPFLWLFISSISEQRDLLARPMPLFPPNPSFANYAKIFGLVEFHAQHQSAQILPSLGNSVVVTLIVTALNIVLGSGAGYAYARFQHPVMKITLYAILFTRMLPVVVLMPALFLIMRQLGLQNTLSGLVLAYCSFTFPFTIWILKSYFETIPRELEESALVDGCSRLQAFVKVILPISGPGLVAAGAFTFVLCWNEFLVAQVLNSKPGTTTLPPTVAGMLGQANIDYSVIAASGFLSAIPAVILALVFQRYMVQGLTAGSVKG